Genomic segment of Photobacterium profundum SS9:
CGCAAAAGATCACCAGTGCAATGGAAATGGTTGCCGCAAGTAAGATGCGGAAGGTGCAAGACAACATGGCGGCAACCCGTCCTTACGCTGAAAACATGCGCAAGGTAATCAGTCATGTTGCATCGGGCTCATTAGAGTATAAGCATCCCTATCTTGAAGAGCGTGAAGCAAAACGTGTGGCATACATCATCATATCCTCAGATAGAGGCTTATGTGGTGGCTTAAATAGCAATCTGTTTAAGCGTGCATTAACGGACATGCGCCAATGGCAAGAGAAAAACGTTGAAGTAGATTTGACGTTAATCGGCTCAAAAGCTATTTCGTTTTTCCACCGTTTCGGCAATGTCATTGCACAAACATCAGGCTTGGGTGATAAGCCTAAATTGGAAGACCTGTTAGGTGCTGTTACAGCCATGCTTGAGCACTTTGATGACGGTAAAATTGATCGCTTGTATTTGGTATACAACGAGTTCGTTAATACGATGGTACAGAATCCACGTATAACGCAATTATTGCCACATCCAGATAAAGATGAGTCACAAGACAGTAAACCCAATGACGCAACTAGCCGTTGGGATTACATCTACGAGCCTGATCCAAAAGACATACTCAACGCTTTAATGCTGCGTTATATCGAATCTCAGGTGTATCAAGGCACCGTTGAAAGTATCGCTTGTGAGCAAGCCGCAAGAATGGTCGCGATGAAATCGGCGACAGATAATGCAGGCGACATTATTAACGATTTGCAGCTGGTTTATAACAAAGCCCGCCAAAGTGCAATTACCCAAGAGCTAAGTGAAATCGTAGCCGGTGCACAAGCCGTTTAAACAGAATTCAGAGGATATCAAATGAGTACTGGTAAAATTGTCAAAGTCATCGGCGCTGTCGTTGATGTGGAATTTGACCAAGATAGTGTGCCACGTGTTTATGATGCTTTGAACATCATTGATGGCAACAATAGCTCTCTTGTACTTGAAGTACAGCAACAAATTGGTAGCGGAATCGTTCGTTGTATCGCAATGGGTTCGTCAGATGGTATGCGTCGTGGTTTAGTTGCGGTGAATACGGGTGAACCCATTACCGTGCCAGTGGGTGAAGAAACCCTTGGCCGTATCATGAACGTATTAGGCCAACCGATTGATGAATGTGGTGAAATTGGTCAGAAAACCTCTTACCCAATTCACCGCGAGCCACCATCATATGAAGATCAAGCGAACAGTACTGAACTATTAGAAACCGGTGTAAAAGTTATCGACTTGATTTGTCCGTTTGCTAAAGGCGGTAAAATTGGTCTGTTCGGTGGTGCGGGTGTGGGTAAAACCGTCAACATGATGGAGTTAATCAACAACATCGCCAAAGCACACTCAGGGTTATCGGTATTTACGGGTGTGGGTGAGCGAACACGAGAAGGCAACGACTTCTACTACGAAATGAAAGAAGCCGGTGTACTCGATAAAGTTGCCATGGTGTATGGCCAGATGAACGAGCCCCCAGGTAACCGCTTACGTGTAGCACTTACAGGCTTAACCATCGCAGAACGCTTCCGTGATGAAGGCCGTG
This window contains:
- the atpG gene encoding F0F1 ATP synthase subunit gamma, with translation MANAKEIRTKIASVQNTQKITSAMEMVAASKMRKVQDNMAATRPYAENMRKVISHVASGSLEYKHPYLEEREAKRVAYIIISSDRGLCGGLNSNLFKRALTDMRQWQEKNVEVDLTLIGSKAISFFHRFGNVIAQTSGLGDKPKLEDLLGAVTAMLEHFDDGKIDRLYLVYNEFVNTMVQNPRITQLLPHPDKDESQDSKPNDATSRWDYIYEPDPKDILNALMLRYIESQVYQGTVESIACEQAARMVAMKSATDNAGDIINDLQLVYNKARQSAITQELSEIVAGAQAV
- the atpD gene encoding F0F1 ATP synthase subunit beta, with protein sequence MSTGKIVKVIGAVVDVEFDQDSVPRVYDALNIIDGNNSSLVLEVQQQIGSGIVRCIAMGSSDGMRRGLVAVNTGEPITVPVGEETLGRIMNVLGQPIDECGEIGQKTSYPIHREPPSYEDQANSTELLETGVKVIDLICPFAKGGKIGLFGGAGVGKTVNMMELINNIAKAHSGLSVFTGVGERTREGNDFYYEMKEAGVLDKVAMVYGQMNEPPGNRLRVALTGLTIAERFRDEGRDVLLFIDNIYRYTLAGTEVSALLGRMPSAVGYQPTLAEEMGVLQERITSTHKGSITSIQAVYVPADDLTDPSPATTFAHLDATVVLSRNIAALGLYPAIDPLDSTSRQLDPLVVGVEHYDVARGVQTVLQRYKELKDIIAILGMDELSEDDKLTVARARKVERFLTQPYHVAEVFTGQPGIFVSLKDTLNGFKGLLSGEYDDVPEQAFLYCGAIEDVIEKAKTM